Proteins co-encoded in one Lasioglossum baleicum chromosome 3, iyLasBale1, whole genome shotgun sequence genomic window:
- the Kdm5 gene encoding lysine demethylase 5 isoform X1: MVSRFDTNFGCEDFFGTYHCTQDMACDRGESDFEFIIPPEAPVFEPTIEEFHDPLGYIAKIRPIAEKSGICKIKPPPNWQPPFAVDVDKFKFVPRIQRLNELEAKTRIKLNFLDQIAKFWELQGSSLKIPLVERKALDLYSLHKIVTDEGGIETVTKERRWAKIANKLGYPSGRSVGSILKNHYERILYPFDVFKQGKILSDIKIEPDSNVNEKKDRDYKPHGIISRQQIKPPTEKFSRRSKRFIGQEEKPEVCIKQEDCKEEYDSDNDCKDGIRSKNGGDDNSKELKKLQFYGPGPKMAGFNTKEGKKSNKTRGVKLTYEFDPLAKYICHNCGRGDNEENMLLCDGCDDSYHTFCLMPPLTEIPKGDWRCPKCVAEEVSKPMEAFGFEQAQREYTLQQFGEMADQFKSDYFNMPVHMVPTSLVEKEFWRIVSSIDEDVTVEYGADLHTMDHGSGFPTKTSVNLFTCDQEYAESPWNLNNLPVLRGSVLGHINADISGMKVPWMYVAMCFATFCWHNEDHWSYSINYLHWGEPKTWYGVPGSQAERFEHSMKSAAPELFQSQPDLLHQLVTIMNPNILTSEGVPVVRTDQHAGEFVVTFPRAYHAGFNQGYNFAEAVNFAPADWLKIGRDCISHYSNLRRFCVFSHDELVCKMSLDPDSLDIGIATATYHDMLQMVDDEKKLRKNLLEWGVTEAEREAFELLPDDERQCETCKTTCFLSAVTCSCQSSQLVCLRHFRDLCDCPPEKHTLRYRYTLDELPIMLQKLKLKAESFDSWVTKVKEAMDPDKKSDKIELNELKELLNEAENKKFPESELLTALTTAVQDAEKCASVAQQLLNNKQRTRTRQSVETKYKLTVEELTLFYKEITNLCCELKESDGVKFILDQVLQFQTDAEELDTKEDSCDIEQLEKCIDFGDSICIELPQLVRLKQKLAQTQWLEEVKSVQEDPKSVHRDDLSKLIEKGMTIPPHLSIETTLSELQGLMNAIDKWEEKAKLYLHTKSRQTISSLEEFIHEADEVEAYLPSLDILQDMLNKAKSWTKMVEEVQARENFPYYDTLDELIKKGRSIPLHLNALPILESTLSQAKTWKERTARTFLRKNSHCTLMEALSPRIGVGTQTLKVKKSKSEESIGPVFVCDTKLDDSNDSATIVAAFKLAEQREMEAMRNLRERNLMKTEMEESRYCVCWRPRFGLMLQCELCKDWFHSNCVPLPKTSCKGKVPMSKELKFLCPCCLRSRRPRLETILALLVSLQKIPIRLPEGEALQCLTERAMNWQDRARQALATDEISSALAKLSVLSQKLVEAAAREKTEKIISSELKKAANNPELHQRVQAIAPLSGVHSDDSALSTADDDDDVVTIDDDEPSCSTFSSNEHTYSYISKVQRKSQSNDSSEAAVMLSQSARLRLEELMMEGDLLEVALDETLHIWRILSHTNSPSTVRKYASYEEVQSHLNQDSKDIRKRGRKRKSEEFELLKKLGRQKMDDKNSAKRKGLQKEKKSASSPVPIKRGPRKMKRKEGDDVPKKRGGNRKKTKQDTSDEEDDCAAVNCLRPSGREVDWVQCDGGCEGWFHMHCVGLDRTEIAEEDDYICSNCKEADQNSTSRAPDPLAESLGLDALLSLSQSQGYQGTDSEADIQETTSFVRTY; the protein is encoded by the exons ATGGTATCGAGGTTCGACACGAACTTCGGTTGTGAGGATTTTTTCGGGACTTATCATTGCACCCAAGACATGGCTTGCGATCGTGGTGAATCGGACTTCGAATTTATTATACCGCCGGAGGCGCCGGTCTTCGAACCAACTATCGAGGAGTTTCATGATCCCCTTGGCTACATCGCGAAAATACGGCCGATCGCGGAGAAGTCTGGCATTTGTAAGATTAAACCACCGCCT AATTGGCAGCCACCATTTGCTGTTGATGTAGATAAATTCAAATTTGTTCCAAGGATACAAAGGCTAAATGAATTGGAAGCAAAAACTAGAATAAAACTTAATTTCTTAGATCAAATTGCAAAATTCTGGGAGCTCCAAGGTTCTTCTTTGAAAATTCCCCTTGTTGAACGTAAAGCACTTGATTTATATTCTTTACACAAAATAGTTACAGATGAAG GTGGAATTGAAACAGTAACAAAAGAAAggagatgggcaaaaattgcaaataaattAGGTTACCCATCTGGCCGTAGTGTTGGGAGTATATTAAAGAACCATTATGAGAGAATTTTATATCCATTTGATGTTTTTAAACAAGGAAAAATTTTATCAGATATT AAAATTGAACCAGACTCTAATGTAAACGAAAAGAAAGATCGGGATTATAAGCCACACGGCATTATATCGCGACAACAAATCAAACCTCCAACTGAAAAATTCTCACGTCGGTCAAAGAGATTTATTGGTCAGGAAGAGAAGCCAGAAGTGTGTATTAAACAAGAAGATTGCAAGGAGGAGTATGATTCCGACAATGATTGTAAAGATGGAATCAGAAGTAAAAATGGTGGTGACGACAATAGCAAAGAGCTTAAAAAGTTACAATTTTATGGACCCGGCCCAAAGATGGCTGGGTTTAATACCAAAGAAGGAAAAAAATCAAACAAAACTAGAGGCGTAAAACTTACCTATGaatttgaccct TTGGCAAAATATATTTGTCACAACTGTGGAAGAGGTGACAATGAAGAAAACATGCTATTGTGCGATGGATGCGACGACAGTTATCATACATTCTGTCTAATGCCGCCGTTAACAGAAATACCAAAGGGAGATTGGCGATGCCCAAAGTGTGTTGCTGAAGAAGTTTCGAAACCGATGGAAGCATTCGGTTTTGAACAAGCACAGAGAGAGTACACTCTTCAACAATTTGGGGAAATGGCTGATCAATTCAAGAGCGATTACTTCAACATGCCTGTACAT ATGGTGCCAACATCTTTAGTAGAAAAAGAATTCTGGCGAATAGTTTCTTCAATTGACGAAGATGTAACGGTTGAGTATGGAGCAGACTTGCATACAATGGATCATGGATCTGGATTTCCAACGAAAACAAGTGTTAATTTATTTACGTGCGATCAAGAATATGCTGAATCTCCAtggaatttaaataatttgcCAGTGTTACGTGGAAGTGTATTAGGTCATATTAATGCTGACATCAGCGGAATGAAAGTACCATGGATGTACGTTGCCATGTGTTTCGCAACATTCTGCTGGCATAATGAAGATCACTGGAGTTATTCGATTAATTACCTACATTGGGGAGAACCAAAAACATGGTACGGCGTGCCAGGCTCTCAAGCAGAAAGATTTGAACATTCAATGAAATCCGCTGCACCAGAACTATTTCAAAGTCAGCCGGATTTGCTTCACCAGCTGGTCACTATTATGAATCCTAACATTTTAACAAGTGAAg GCGTTCCAGTCGTTAGGACTGATCAACATGCAGGTGAATTCGTTGTAACATTTCCTCGAGCGTATCACGCTGGTTTTAACCAAGGTTATAACTTTGCTGAAGCTGTAAATTTCGCCCCTGCTGATTGG CTAAAAATTGGACGAGACTGTATATCACATTACTCAAATTTAAGACGATTTTGTGTATTTTCTCACGACGAGTTAGTATGCAAAATGTCACTAGATCCAGACTCTTTGGACATAGGAATTGCAACTGCAACTTACCACGATATGCTTCAAATGGTGGACGACGAGAAGAAACTTAGGAAAAACTTATTGGAATGG GGTGTAACGGAAGCTGAGCGTGAAGCATTCGAACTTTTGCCAGATGACGAGAGACAGTGCGAAACGTGCAAGACCACTTGTTTCTTGAGTGCGGTTACATGTTCTTGCCAAAGTTCACAATTAGTTTGTCTGAGACACTTCAGGGATCTTTGTGATTGTCCCCCGGAGAAGCACACATTACGTTATCGTTATACTTTAGACGAACTACCAATTATGTTacaaaagttgaaattgaaagccGAGTCGTTTGACTCATGGGTAACGAAAGTAAAGGAAGCTATGGATCCTGATAAAAAGAGTGATAAAATTGAGCTGAATGAGTTGAAGGAACTCTTAAACGAAGCAGAGAACAAAAAGTTTCCAGAGAGTGAACTGTTGACAGCGTTAACGACTGCTGTACAAGATGCCGAAAAATGTGCAAGCGTTGCACAGCAACTTCTAAATAATAAACAACGTACAAG aACAAGACAATCTGTCGaaactaaatataaattaacTGTGGAAGAATTAACACTTTTCTACAAGGAAATAACAAATCTGTGCTGTGAGCTCAAGGAATCCGACGGCGTAAAATTCATACTTGACCAAGTCTTGCAATTTCAAACAGATGCAGAAGAATTGGACACCAAGGAGGATAGTTGTGATATAGAACAGCtggagaaatgtattgattttggAGATTCTATTTGCATCGAGTTACCTCAACTTGTTCGTTTGAAACAA AAATTAGCACAGACACAATGGCTTGAAGAAGTGAAATCTGTACAAGAAGATCCAAAATCTGTGCATCGCGATGATTTATCAAAATTAATTGAGAAAGGCATGACGATACCTCCACATTTAAGTATAGAAACCACGCTGTCCGAGTTACAAGGATTGATGAATGCGATTGATAAATGGGAAGAGAAAGCAAAATTATATCTTCATACGAAAAGTAGACAAACTATATCATCTTTAGAAGAATTTATTCACGAAGCCGACGAGGTGGAGGCTTACTTGCCCAGTTTAGATATTCTTCAAGATATGTTAAATAAAGCGAAATCATGGACGAAAATGGTGGAGGAAGTACAAGCGAGAGAAAATTTTCCTTATTACGATACATTGGACGAGTTAATTAAGAAGGGTAGAAGTATTCCATTACATCTGAATGCTCTGCCAATTTTAGAGTCTACACTGTCCCAAGCAAAAACTTGGAAAGAAAGGACAGCGAGAACATTCCTAAGGAAAAACTCGCACTGCACTTTAATGGAGGCTTTATCGCCGCGTATCGGGGTTGGTACACAAACGTTGAAAGTTAAAAAGAGCAAAAGTGAAGAGAGCATCGGACCCGTCTTCGTCTGTGATACAAAATTAGATGATTCCAATGATTCGGCTACCATCGTAGCTGCATTTAAGTTAGCCGAACAGCGGGAGATGGAAGCGATGAGAAATCTGAGAGAGCGAAATTTAATGAAAACTGAAATGGAGGAGTCCAGGTATTGCGTTTGCTGGCGTCCCAGATTCGGTCTCATGCTTCAATGCGAGCTTTGTAAAGATTGGTTCCACT CGAATTGTGTGCCCTTACCGAAAACATCATGTAAAGGCAAAGTACCTATGTCCAAGGAGCTGAAATTTTTGTGTCCTTGCTGTTTGCGGTCGCGACGTCCGCGGCTAGAAACAATACTGGCACTGTTAGTTAGTCTTCAGAAAATTCCAATTCGTTTACCAGAAGGCGAAGCATTACAATGTCTTACAGAACGTGCAATGAATTGGCAG GATCGAGCTCGTCAAGCATTAGCTACAGACGAAATTTCATCAGCGTTGGCAAAACTGTCCGTATTATCGCAAAAACTGGTAGAAGCTGCAGCACGAGAAAAAACAGAAAAGATTATCAGCAGCGAGTTGAAAAAGGCAGCCAATAATCCTGAACTGCATCAGAGAGTACAAGCGATTGCTCCACTTAGCGGTGTTCACTCAGACGATAGCGCTCTTAGCACCGCG gatgacgatgacgatgTGGTGACCATAGACGACGACGAACCAAGTTGTAGTACGTTCAGTAGTAATGAGCACACATATTCATATA TTTCTAAAGTTCAGCGTAAATCACAGTCGAACGACTCGTCCGAGGCCGCGGTTATGCTTTCACAATCTGCGAGGTTACGTTTAGAGGAGTTAATGATGGAAGGCGATTTGTTGGAAGTTGCACTTGACGAGACGCTACACATCTGGCGTATATTAAGTCACACGAATAGTCCAAGCACTGTTCGCAAGTACGCCTCGTACGAAGAGGTACAGTCGCATCTAAACCAGGACTCGAAAGATATAAGAAAACGAGGAAGAAAGAGGAAGTCCGAAGAGTTCGAGCTGTTGAAGAAACTTGGCCGGCAAAAGATGGATGACAAAAATTCAGCGAAACGAAAGGGATTGCAGAAAGAGAAGAAATCTGCCAGCTCTCCGGTACCAATCAAGCGTGGACCTCGGAAG ATGAAACGCAAAGAAGGTGACGACGTTCCAAAGAAGAGGGGCGGTAACAGAAAAAAGACTAAACAAGACACTTCGGACGAAGAGGACGACTGTGCCGCGGTCAATTGTTTACGACCTAGTG GAAGAGAAGTTGATTGGGTCCAGTGTGACGGAGGATGCGAGGGATGGTTTCACATGCATTGCGTCGGGTTGGATCGTACAGAAATTGCTGAGGAAGATGATTACATATGTAGTAACTGTAAGGAAGCAGATCAAAACTCAACG TCGAGAGCGCCAGATCCGCTAGCTGAATCGTTAGGACTGGATGCACTTCTTTCACTTTCTCAATCCCAGGGATACCAGGGCACAGACAGCGAAGCGGATATTCAGGAGACGACATCCTTCGTCAGGACCTACTAG